The following proteins are encoded in a genomic region of Brachypodium distachyon strain Bd21 chromosome 1, Brachypodium_distachyon_v3.0, whole genome shotgun sequence:
- the LOC100824568 gene encoding heat shock 70 kDa protein, mitochondrial: MAASLLLRAVRRRDLASPLGTLTANVQSTFAANVCSRWGSLARTFSAKPTGHEVIGIDLGTTNSCVSIMEGKNPKVIENSEGTRTTPSVVAFSQKGELLVGTPAKRQAVTNPQNTFFGTKRMIGRRFDDPQTQKEMKMVPYKIVKAPNGDAWVETTDGKQYSPSQIGAFVLTKMKETAESYLGKSITKAVITVPAYFNDAQRQATKDAGRIAGLDVERIINEPTAAALSYGTNNKEGLIAVFDLGGGTFDVSILEISNGVFEVKATNGDTFLGGEDFDNTLLEFLVSEFKRTEGIDLSKDRLALQRLREAAEKAKIELSSTTQTETNLPFITADSSGAKHLNITLTRSKFESLVNNLIERTRDPCKNCLKDAGITTKDVDEVLLVGGMTRVPKVQEVVSEIFGKAPSKGVNPDEAVAMGAAIQGGILRGDVKELLLLDVTPLSLGIETLGGIFTRLINRNTTIPTKKSQVFSTAADNQTQVGVRVLQGEREMASDNKLLGEFDLVGIPPAPRGMPQIEVTFDIDANGIVTVSAKDKATGKEQQITIRSSGGLSEAEIQKMVQEAELHSQKDQERKALIDIRNTADTTIYSVEKSLGEYRDKVPAEVVSEIETAISDLRTEMASDDIEKIKSKIEVANKAVSKIGQHMSGGGEASGPPSGSQGGGDQAPEAEYEEVKK, translated from the exons ATGGCGGCATCGCTGCTTCTCCGAGCCGTGCGCCGCCGAGACCTCGCGTCGCCTCTCGGCACC CTGACTGCTAACGTCCAATCGACTTTTGCTGCAAACGTGTGCTCAAGATGGGGTAGTCTTGCCAGAACTTTCAG TGCAAAACCAACTGGACATGAGGTTATTGGCATTGATTTGGGGACAACTAATTCATGCGTTTCTATTATGGAGGGAAAG AACCCAAAAGTGATTGAGAACTCAGAAGGCACCAGGACAACACCGTCAGTTGTTGCATTTTCTCAGAAGGGAGAGCTACTCGTGGGAACTCCAGCCAAGCGTCAAGCAGTGACCAACCCACAGAATACTTTCTTCGGCACAAAGCGTATGATAGGAAGGCGCTTTGATGACCCGCAGACACAGAAGGAGATGAAAATGGTTCCATATAAAATTGTGAAGGCTCCAAATGGAGACGCTTGGGTTGAAACTACAGATGGCAAGCAGTATTCACCGAGCCAGATTGGTGCATTTGTTCTGACCAAGATGAAGGAAACAGCTGAATCTTACCTTGGCAAGTCTATTACCAAGGCTGTGATTACTGTTCCAGCTTATTTCAATGATGCTCAGCGGCAGGCCACTAAGGATGCTGGCCGTATTGCTGGACTTGATGTCGAAAGGATCATTAATGAaccaactgctgctgctctttcTTACGGGACTAACAACAAGGAGGGTTTGATAGCTGTATTTGACCTTGGAGGAGGAACCTTTGATGTCTCCATTCTAGAAATCTCCAATGGAGTGTTTGAG GTCAAAGCAACAAATGGTGATACTTTTCTGGGTGGAGAAGACTTCGATAACACCCTACTGGAGTTTCTAGTGAGTGAGTTCAAAAGAACTGAAGGCATTGATCTGTCAAAGGATAGATTAGCTCTGCAGAGGCTGCGTGAAGCAGCTGAGAAGGCAAAAATTGAACTCTCATCAACAACCCAGACTGAAACCAATCTCCCATTCATCACGGCTGATTCCTCTGGAGCAAAACATTTGAATATCACATTGACAAGATCAAAGTTTGAATCTTTGGTGAATAATCTGATTGAGAGGACTAGAGACCCATGCAAGAACTGTTTGAAGGATGCTGGTATAACTACTAAGGATGTTGATGAGGTCCTTCTTGTTGGTGGAATGACAAGGGTTCCGAAAGTGCAGGAAGTGGTTTCTGAAATCTTTGGTAAGGCCCCTAGCAAAGGAGTCAACCCAGATGAAGCTGTGGCCATGGGTGCTGCTATTCAGGGTGGCATTCTCCGTGGAGATGTGAaggagcttcttctccttgatgTTACCCCTCTTTCACTTGGTATTGAGACTCTTGGTGGTATCTTCACCAGATTGATTAACAGGAACACTACAATTCCCACAAAGAAGAGTCAG GTGTTCTCAACTGCTGCTGACAACCAGACACAAGTGGGTGTTCGTGTCTTGCAAGGTGAGCGTGAGATGGCATCAGACAACAAACTCCTTGGCGAGTTTGATCTCGTTGGCATTCCACCTGCACCAAGAGGCATGCCACAGATCGAGGTCACATTCGACATTGATGCCAACGGGATCGTGACAGTCTCTGCAAAGGATAAGGCAACTGGAAAGGAGCAGCAGATCACCATCCGATCCTCTGGCGGTCTTTCTGAGGCCGAGATCCAGAAGATGGTCCAGGAGGCTGAGCTGCACTCCCAGAAGGACCAGGAGCGGAAAGCTCTCATCGACATCAGAAACACCGCGGACACGACGATCTACAGCGTGGAGAAGAGCCTGGGAGAGTACAGGGACAAGGTTCCCGCAGAGGTCGTGTCTGAGATCGAGACAGCCATCTCTGACCTCCGCACCGAGATGGCCTCGGATGACATCGAGAAGATCAAGTCCAAGATCGAAGTGGCCAACAAGGCAGTCTCGAAGATTGGGCAGCACATGTCTGGTGGCGGCGAGGCTAGTGGCCCGCCGTCAGGATCGCAGGGTGGAGGCGACCAGGCTCCGGAGGCCGAGTACGAGGAGGTCAAGAAGTGA
- the LOC100827718 gene encoding protein HLB1, with protein MPEMEESAQPKPADPSEPEHPNGAGEPVLEPEPVSPDAEAPSAAEEVAVVEEEAPTRSASAKDAETNAEGWRPYTMGELLGEAAEAAAAGRSAFAEENGVGSAAADGSSQDNLRLSSNNDVAMDLINSVTGVDEEGRSRQRILTFAAKRYISAIERNPEDPDAYYNWALVLQESADNVDPDSDSSKDSLLEEACKKYGEATRLCPTLYDAYYNWAIAIADRAKMRGRTKEAEELWHQAIMNYDKAVQLSWNSPQALNNWGLGLQELSAIVPARDKQSIIKTAINKFRSAIRLQFDFHRAIYNLGTVLYGLAEDTSRSGGPDASPSDLYSQSAIYVAAAHALKPNYSVYRSALRLVRSMLPLPYLKVGYLTAPPADDPIAPHKHWERSQFILNHEELQQANASESSPRKSLGHVEKSKRFIKVNVVDIVSVSTCSDLTLPPGAGLCINTTHGPVYLVADTWESLDGWLDAIRLVYTIFARGKSDVLAGIITG; from the exons ATGCCAGAGATGGAGGAGTCCGCACAGCCAAAGCCCGCTGACCCATCGGAGCCGGAGCACCCCAACGGCGCAGGGGAGCCGGTgctggagccggagccggtgTCGCCCGACGCGGAGGCGCCTTCGGctgcggaggaggtggcggtaGTAGAAGAAGAGGCTCCGACGAGATCGGCGTCAGCCAAGGACGCGGAGACGAATGCGGAGGGCTGGCGACCCTACACCATGGGGGAGCTGCTAGGGGAGgccgcggaggccgccgccgccgggagaTCCGCGTTCGCGGAGGAGAATGGGGTTGGATCTGCCGCGGCCGACGGCTCCAG CCAGGACAACCTGCGGCTCTCATCCAataatgatgttgccatggaCTTGATAAATAGTGTCACCGGAGTTGATGAGGAAGGCCGCTCTCGACAACGTATTCTTACCTTTGCCGCTAAAag ATATATTAGTGCCATTGAAAGAAACCCAGAAGATCCTGATGCATATTATAACTGGGCCCTAGTCCTCCAG GAAAGTGCGGACAACGTGGATCCTGATTCTGATTCTTCGAAAGATTCATTACTTGAGGAGGCTTGCAAGAAGTATGGTGAAGCGACACGACTTTGCCCAACACTGTATGAT GCATATTACAACTGGGCTATTGCAATCGCTGACCGGGCCAAAATGCGTGGACGTACCAAAGAGGCTGAAGAATTATGGCATCAG GCTATAATGAACTACGATAAGGCAGTCCAGTTAAGTTGGAACAGCCCCCAG GCCCTCAACAATTGGGGACTTGGACTACAG GAATTGAGTGCGATTGTTCCTGCTCGAGATAAACAATCAATCATAAAAACAGCTATAAATAAG TTTCGTTCTGCCATCCGGTTGCAGTTTGATTTCCACCGGGCTATTTACAATCTTGGAACTGTCCTG TATGGCTTAGCAGAGGATACCTCGAGGTCTGGGGGTCCAGATGCCTCTCCTAGTGACCTGTACAGTCAGTCTGCTATTTATGTCGCAGCTGCTCATGCATTGAAGCCAAACTATTCG GTTTATCGCAGTGCTCTTCGATTAGTCCGCTCAATG CTGCCTTTGCCATATTTAAAAGTGGGATATTTGACTGCCCCTCCAGCAGACGATCCCATTGCGCCGCATAAGCATTGGGAGAGGTCACAGTTTATCTTAAACCATGAGGAACTCCAGCAG GCCAATGCCTCAGAAAGCTCTCCACGCAAGTCGCTTGGGCATGTGGAGAAAAGCAAACGATTTATTAAAGTAAATGTCGTGGACATAGTTTCAGTGTCCACTTGCTCTGATCTAACGCTGCCGCCTGGTGCTGGTCTCTGTATAAATACAACCCATGGGCCTGTGTACTTG GTTGCTGATACCTGGGAATCTCTCGATGGTTGGCTAGATGCTATACGCCTCGTGTACACCATATTTGCAAGAGGGAAGAGTGATGTCCTGGCGGGGATCATCACTGGTTGA
- the LOC100828029 gene encoding uncharacterized protein LOC100828029, which translates to MEMPRWPPGAGALRFVGMLKQPEEEAAFELHESDVVWPAGDGWAPEVPAPRRQRHAVPQSFGLSSLLAEGGGGLEQQQVGVGVAVPVSAAAAGKGHGGGAAPRQSAPVRVPTWPGRAAKGGAEKARESEEEDEDDDEEMVPPHVVAARRHARSSSVLEGVGRTLKGRDLRRVRNAVLRQTGFLDL; encoded by the coding sequence ATGGAGATGCCGCGGTGGCCgccgggcgccggcgcgcTGCGGTTCGTGGGCATGCTCAagcagccggaggaggaggcggccttCGAGCTGCACGAGAGCGACGTCGTCTGGCCGGCCGGTGACGGGTGGGCGCCCGAGGTGcctgcgccgcggcggcagcgccacGCCGTGCCGCAGAGCTTCGGGCTGTCGTCGCTCCTcgccgagggcggcggcggccttgagcagcagcaggtgggggtgggggtggccGTGCCggtgagcgcggcggcggcggggaagggccacggcggcggcgcggcgccgaGGCAGTCGGCGCCGGTGAGGGTGCCGACGTGGCCGGGGAGAGCGGCCAAGGGCGGCGCCGAGAAGGCCCGCGAgtccgaggaggaagacgaggacgATGACGAAGAGATGGTGCCGCCGCacgtggtggcggcgcggcggcacgCGCGGTCGTCGTCGGTGCTGGAGGGCGTCGGGCGGACGCTCAAGGGCCGCGACCTCCGCCGCGTCCGCAACGCCGTCCTCCGCCAGACCGGATTCCTCGACCTCTGA
- the LOC100823654 gene encoding putative F-box/FBD/LRR-repeat protein At3g49030 yields the protein MAKRQMGSENTCTHRTMVKRKGSGLQLASLPTDILCKILSQLPIKEAVRTSILSAQWRYAWCCHSNLDFSFRFEQESTEGVESVLQQHSGLVDNIQFVGPFGDEQREQIERWVNFATASKAKQLILDFSPARPKKLEPCGLDLQLLDESNSLHLRAIKLCRVSLKMPLVFKGFQKLRWIYLADMDITDEGLKSLISNSTVLEFLGIAGITGLRTLQISSDTLQHLQVYDCHRLGEMELNILGLVKLEYRGPRVLLSPPGTLLTTNIRMELVDACSLECIFIDLGNNVPDLETLTVKCTEWKRPELPRNLHSFVHLKHLSMELNIAGNIWNRKTDILDFAVLLVAAPFLEKLGFHMFVGCEHQRYSTEEGNVRSPPYSEPHIHLRTVEITGFYGQKDQLGLALHILENSVVLEEMEINPSPAVLAADRPWLMGVPAYVMDGCQVALQFLRGRDHRNVVRVVTSSD from the exons ATGGCAAAGAGACAGATGGGTTCAGAAAACACCTGCACGCATAGAACAATGGTGAAAAGAAAGGGATCAGGACTTCAACTGGCCAGCCTGCCAACG GATATTCTCTGCAAGATACTGTCACAGTTGCCGATCAAAGAAGCCGTCCGCACGAGCATACTATCGGCACAATGGAGATATGCCTGGTGTTGCCACTCAAATCTAGATTTCAGTTTTCGATTTGAGCAAGAGTCTACTGAGGGAGTTGAGTCAGTCCTACAGCAACACAGTGGTCTGGTTGACAACATCCAGTTTGTAGGTCCATTTGGAGATGAACAAAGGGAACAGATAGAAAGATGGGTGAACTTTGCTACCGCATCGAAGGCGAAGCAGCTCATTCTCGATTTCTCGCCTGCCCGCCCGAAAAAACTAGAACCATGTGGCTTGGATTTGCAGCTTCTCGATGAGAGCAACAGTTTACACTTGCGAGCTATAAAACTCTGTCGTGTTTCTCTGAAGATGCCCCTGGTTTTCAAAGGTTTTCAGAAACTTAGATGGATTTACTTAGCAGACATGGACATCACCGATGAGGGCCTCAAGTCTTTGATTTCCAACAGCACTGTCTTGGAGTTCCTTGGTATTGCTGGTATTACAGGGCTTCGGACATTACAGATATCTTCAGACACACTTCAGCATTTGCAAGTATATGACTGCCACCGGCTTGGAGAAATGGAGCTGAACATTCTTGGTCTGGTAAAACTTGAGTACAGAGGTCCACGGGTTCTGTTATCACCTCCTGGAACTTTGCTTACGACGAATATACGCATGGAGCTGGTCGACGCCTGCTCTCTAGAATGCATCTTCATCGACCTTGGTAATAATGTGCCTGATCTCGAGACGCTGACTGTAAAATGCACCGAATGGAAG AGGCCTGAATTGCCAAGAAACCTGCACAGCTTTGTTCATCTGAAGCACCTGAGCATGGAGTTGAATATCGCGGGTAATATTTGGAACAGGAAGACTGACATCCTCGATTTTGCCGTCCTTCTGGTTGCTGCCCCTTTCCTGGAAAAGCTTGGATTCCAT ATGTTTGTGGGATGCGAGCATCAACGGTACAGCACCGAGGAAGGGAATGTACGGAGCCCTCCTTATTCGGAGCCCCACATCCATCTCAGGACGGTCGAGATCACGGGGTTCTACGGCCAGAAAGACCAGCTGGGGCTGGCGCTTCATATCCTGGAAAACTCTGTCGTGCTCGAGGAGATGGAGATAAACCCAAGCCCTGCAGTGCTAGCTGCTGACCGTCCCTGGCTTATGGGGGTTCCTGCTTATGTCATGGACGGCTGCCAAGTCGCCCTCCAGTTCCTCCGCGGCAGAGACCACCGGAATGTTGTTCGTGTCGTCACAAGCTCCGACTAA
- the LOC100823956 gene encoding cytochrome P450 84A1 — translation MMEQFLQEYSSSLVLLLWLALAATLSVPLLRLLLTRRGPPLPPGPWQWPVIGNMLMMGQLTHRGLAALAGRYGGLFHLRLGRVHAVVVSSPAHAREVLGVQDAAFSNRPASAAVAFLTYGRADMAFAHYGRFWRQVRKLSSARLFSRRGSRAARSWLAVRDESAKLVRAIDAEISGSGGGEAAVDIGELLFVLTKNVVFRAAFGDRGRRQEDELGELLREFSELMGAFSVGDFIPWLRWVDGLRGVDERLRKARAGIDELLDRIIDEHLEGKKKSKDDVDADMLDDMLEFFEEDDDDPAAGKKDGGDEPHNDKGLRLTRNNIKAITMDFMFGGMETVAAAMEWAMAELLRSPDNLRRVQQELAETIGLDRTVLDSDINTVPDSLPFLRCIVKETLRLHPPIPLLLHETATDCVVGGYAVPRRSRVIVNLWAIGRDRSAWVDPDTFRPARFMAEAAEVDLKGGSFELLPFGSGRRACPAIVFGLYEMELALARLLHAFEWALPASEVPEDLDMDDVFGLSAPRAVRLRAVPKLRLTCPL, via the exons ATGATGGAGCAGTTTCTCCAGGAGTACTCGTCATCCCTCGTTCTTCTCCTGTggctcgccctggccgccacTCTGTCCGTCCCATTGCTGCGCCTCCTTCTGACACGCCGgggcccgccgctgccgccgggccCTTGGCAGTGGCCGGTCATCGGCAACATGCTGATGATGGGCCAGCTGACTCACCGTGGgctggcggcgctggcggGCCGGTACGGCGGGCTCTTCCACCTGCGCCTGGGCCGCGTGCATGCCGTGGTGGTCTCTTCCCCGGCCCACGCGCGCGAGGTGCTCGGCGTCCAGGACGCCGCCTTCTCCAACCGCCCGGCGAGCGCCGCCGTGGCGTTCCTCACCTACGGCCGCGCCGACATGGCCTTCGCCCACTACGGCCGCTTCTGGCGCCAGGTGCGCAAGCTCAGCTCCGCCAGGCTCTTcagccgccgcggcagccgcgccgcccgctcctGGCTCGCCGTCCGCGACGAGTCCGCCAAGCTCGTCCGCGCCATTGATGCCGAGATCTCGGgctccggtggcggcgaggctgcCGTGGACATTGGCGAGCTCTTGTTCGTGCTCACGAAGAATGTCGTGTTCCGTGCTGCCTTTGGAGACCGTgggcggaggcaggaggaCGAGCTCGGGGAGCTGCTGCGGGAGTTCTCGGAGCTCATGGGGGCGTTCAGCGTCGGCGACTTCATCCCGTGGCTAAGGTGGGTCGATGGCCTACGCGGCGTCGATGAGAGGCTGCGTAAGGCCCGGGCCGGCATAGACGAGCTCCTTGATAGGATTATTGATGAGCATttggaggggaagaagaaaagcaaggATGACGTGGATGCTGACATGTTGGATGACATGCTCGAGTTCTTCGAGGAGGACGATGACGACCCGGCCGCCGGAAAGAAGGATGGCGGTGATGAGCCGCACAATGACAAAGGCCTCCGGCTTACCAGGAACAACATCAAGGCGATTACAATG GATTTCATGTTCGGCGGGATGGAGACGGTTGCGGCAGCGATGGAGTGGGCGATGGCGGAGCTGCTCCGGAGCCCCGACAACCTCCGCCGCGTCCAGCAGGAGCTCGCGGAAACCATCGGCCTAGACCGCACCGTGCTTGACTCCGACATCAACACCGTGCCAGACAGCCTACCCTTTCTGAGATGCATCGTGAAGGAGACTCTCCGCCTCCACCCGCCGatcccgctcctcctccacgagaCCGCGACCGACTGTGTCGTGGGCGGGTACGCAGTGCCGAGGCGCTCCCGCGTGATCGTCAACTTGTGGGCTATCGGGCGCGATCGGTCGGCATGGGTCGACCCTGACACGTTCCGACCAGCGCGGTTcatggcggaggcggccgaaGTGGACCTCAAGGGCGGGAGCTTCGAGCTCCTGCCCTTTGGGTCCGGGCGCAGGGCGTGCCCGGCGATTGTGTTTGGGCTGTACGAAATGGAGCTCGCCCTTGCGCGCCTCCTCCACGCCTTCGAGTGGGCGCTCCCCGCTAGTGAGGTGCCAGAGGATCTCGACATGGACGATGTGTTCGGACTAAGCGCGCCCCGCGCCGTGCGGCTCCGTGCCGTGCCCAAACTCCGACTCACTTGCCCGCTATGA
- the LOC104581897 gene encoding stress response protein NST1, which produces MSQGTSPLPKDKGPAEDSLKAVGTKRLHSDAPSSPVYQNVYVRRKVDTEHNKVNSSQELRSNGRDKTKEQEEQQNLETEHSKVNSPQELKGNVRQQEELQNVGIEHSKVIASQELKGNGGDKIKVSSSQEFKGNEREQEEHKNVEIEHNKVNSSQELRGDGGDKIKVVSSQEFKGNEREQEEQKNVEIEHSKVNSSQELKSNGLDKIEVKEEQQMVQHDQINEPEVASPIVESGGQVSSEMTSPIGESGELVPPESPSKTIAETVPKNNELPIPSANELPVPSANELPVPSANELPVPSANEPAITPDTLVQGDAHRPSNQNAYWSERYNRLQTYLENCNQSSQEGYMQMLRSLSAAGRSMHAIELEKRAIHLLVEEGKELQRMKALNVLGKNSPNGSSKQPPLQR; this is translated from the exons ATGTCTCAAGGCACTTCTCCGCTGCCAAAGGATAAAGGTCCCGCTGAAGATTCTTTAAAGGCTGTGGGCACAAAACGTCTGCATTCTGATGCTCCTTCAAGTCCTGTTTATCAGAATGTTTATGTACGACGAAAAGTGGACACTGAACATAATAAAGTGAACTCTTCTCAGGAGTTGAGGAGTAATGGAAGAGACAAAACAAAAGAGCAGGAGGAACAGCAAAATTTGGAAACTGAACATAGTAAAGTCAACTCTCCTCAAGAGTTGAAGGGTAATGTGAGACAGCAGGAGGAACTGCAAAATGTAGGAATTGAACATAGTAAAGTGATCGCTTCTCAAGAGTTAAAGGGTAACGGAGGAGACAAAATAAAAGTGAGCTCTTCACAAGAGTTCAAGGGCAACGAAAGAGAGCAGGAGGAACATAAAAATGTGGAAATTGAACATAATAAAGTGAACTCTTCTCAAGAGTTAAGGGGTGACGGAGGTGACAAAATAAAAGTGGTCTCTTCTCAAGAGTTCAAGGGCAATGAAAGAGAGCAGGAGGAACAGAAAAATGTGGAAATTGAACATAGTAAAGTGAACTCTTCTCAAGAGTTGAAGAGTAATGGACTAGACAAAATAGAAGTGAAAGAGGAACAGCAGATGGTGCAACATGATCAGATCAATGAGCCAGAAGTAGCATCTCCTATTGTTGAATCTGGAGGGCAAGTGTCTTCTGAAATGACATCTCCTATTGGCGAATCTGGAGAGTTAGTGCCACCTGAATCTCCATCAAAAACAATTGCAGAAACTGTACCTAAGAATAATGAGCTGCCAATTCCTTCTGCTAATGAGCTGCCAGTTCCTTCTGCTAATGAGCTGCCAGTTCCTTCTGCTAATGAGCTGCCAGTTCCTTCTGCTAATGAGCCAGCTATTACTCCAGACACCTTAGTTCAAGGTGATGCCCATAGGCCAAGCAACCAAAACGCGTACTGGAGCGAGAGATATAATCGATTACAGACATATTTGGAGAATTGTAATCAGTCAAGCCAGGAGGGTTATATGCAAA TGCTTAGGTCACTCTCAGCTGCTGGTcgaagcatgcatgcaattgaGTTGGAGAAAAGGGCAATACACCTCCTAGTGGAGGAAG GTAAAGAGCTGCAACGGATGAAGGCTTTGAATGTTTTGGGCAAAAATTCTCCAAATGGTTCTTCGAAGCAGCCCCCCTTGCAGCGGTAG
- the LOC100824264 gene encoding trihelix transcription factor GTL1 has product MQQEPTPEMPPFSPAVWRGPAGAPSPISSRPPAPGQQQQMVAAADELGGGGGAAASASGSGSLDGEEGGSSAAGGNRWPREETLALLKIRSDMDAAFREAALKGPLWEQVSRRIGEMGYKRSGKKCREKFENVDKYYRRTKDGRAGRAHGKTYRFFSELEALHSISISSSAAHPPPLPALAPPPSKLPAPSPPLPTATCAMAAPGASLSSLGGSDGSETDDDEIAAEGSKKRKRHSSNWSGITTTSSGGGGGKKKQATMRLFEGMMRQVMERQEAMQQRLLDAIERRDQERLAREESWRRGETARLAREQDALARDRAAAAARDAAVVSFIHRVTGQMAVLPPPPPETKTATKAAMLKRPPPAPPLQPTTPRNQPQQPHVVMPMSAPASASAPARAETSPAQSNEVVAVGGVDTAAAASRWPKAEVHALIELRTEMEARYGNGGGGGHETPNKGPLWEDIAAGMRRLGYARSSKRCKEKWENINKYFKKVKESSRSKQRPVDSKTCPYFHQLDKLYRTKAQNAAAASQSPTAVTVLAAVPLSSQTPAPHIVEHGPGKNLSNGNGNSNGMQAKASNGNGTAAANKLESKQDGMITKETTTEQHPQPAGSPMAPMNHNLNNYGNGRTEVMHDDMDDIDSMDDDDDFDSDDEDDAIGGGRNEQVQSYDIRFQSQQQQQQHQNTNGGGNPPAAPASAAAASGAAPAPFLAMVQ; this is encoded by the exons ATGCAGCAGGAGCCGACGCCTGAGATGCCGCCATTCTCGCCGGCCGTGTGGCGGGGGCCCGCCGGGGCGCCGTCGCCCATCAGCAGCcgtccgccggcgccgggacaacagcagcagatggtggcggcggccgacgagctcggcggcggcggcggcgcggccgcgaGCGCGTCCGGGTCCGGCAGCCTggacggcgaggagggcgggtcgtcggcggcggggggcaACCGGTGGCCGCGGGAGGAGACGCTGGCGCTGCTCAAGATCCGGTCCGACATGGACGCCGCCTTCCGCGAAGCCGCGCTCAAGGGGCCCCTCTGGGAACAAGTCTCCAG GAGGATCGGGGAGATGGGGTACAAGAGGAGCGGCAAGAAGTGCCGCGAGAAGTTCGAGAACGTGGACAAGTACTACCGCCGCACCAAGGacggccgcgccggccgcgcaCATGGCAAGACTTACCGCTTCTTCTCCGAGCTTGAAGCTCTCcactccatctccatctcctcctccgccgctcacCCGCCGCCCCTCCCCGCCCTCGCGCCACCGCCTTCGAAGCTCCCTgcaccctcgccgccgctccccacGGCTACATGCGCCATGGCAGCGCCGGGCGCGAGCTTGTCTTCGCTGGGAGGATCCGATGGGTCGGAAACTGATGACGACGAAATTGCGGCGGAGGGCTCCAAGAAGCGGAAGCGGCATAGCAGCAACTGGAGCGGCATTACTACTACTAgcagcgggggcggcggcggcaagaagAAGCAGGCGACGATGAGGCTTTTCGAGGGCATGATGCGGCAGGTGATGGAGCGGCAGGAGGCGATGCAGCAGCGGCTCCTGGACGCAATAGAGCGGCGCGACCAGGAGCGGCTCGCCCGCGAGGAGTCCTGGCGCCGGGGGGAGACCGCGCGCCTCGCCCGCGAGCAGGACGCGCTCGCccgcgaccgcgccgccgcagccgcccgcgacgccgccgtcgtctcctTCATCCACCGCGTCACCGGCCAGATGGCCGTCctcccgccaccgccgccggagacgaagacggcGACCAAGGCCGCCATGCTCAaacggccgccgccagcgccgccgttGCAGCCGACCACGCCGCGGAATCAGCCCCAGCAGCCGCACGTCGTCATGCCGATGTCGGCGCCGGCATCGGCGTCGGCACCGGCACGGGCAGAGACGTCGCCGGCGCAGAGCAACGAGGTGGTGGCTGTCGGCGGCGTGGacacggcggctgcggcgtcgAGGTGGCCGAAGGCGGAGGTGCACGCGCTGATCGAGCTTCggacggagatggaggcgcggtacggcaatggcggcggcggcggccatgagACGCCCAACAAGGGCCCGCTGTGGGAGGACATCGCGGCGGGGATGCGGCGGCTCGGGTACGCCCGGAGCTCGAAGCGGTGCAAGGAGAAGTGGGAGAACATCAACAAGTACTTCAAGAAGGTCAAGGAGAGCAGCCGGAGCAAGCAGCGGCCCGTGGACTCCAAGACCTGCCCCTACTTCCACCAGCTCGACAAGCTCTACCGCACCAAGGCACAGAATGCTGCCGCCGCGTCTCAGAGCCCGACCGCGGTCACCGTGCTCGCCGCCGTGCCGCTCTCGTCCCAGACGCCGGCGCCGCATATCGTCGAGCACGGACCAGGCAAGAATCTCAGCAATGGTAATGGCAACAGCAACGGCATGCAAGCGAAGGCgagcaatggcaatggcacaGCGGCGGCGAACAAGCTG GAGTCGAAGCAAGACGGCATGATCACGAAGGAGACGACGACGGAGCAGCATCCCCAGCCGGCGGGCAGCCCCATGGCGCCCATGAACCACAACCTCAACAACTACGGCAACGGCAGAACGGAGGTCATGCACGAcgacatggacgacatcgacagcatggacgacgacgacgacttcgacagcgacgacgaagacgacgccattggcggcggccgcaacGAGCAGGTGCAGTCGTACGACATTCGTTTCCaaagccagcagcagcagcagcagcatcagaaCACTAATGGCGGCGGCAACCCTCCGGCGGCGCCTgcatcagcggcggcggcaagtggggcggcgccggcgccgttcTTGGCCATGGTCCAGTGA